A window of Christiangramia forsetii KT0803 contains these coding sequences:
- a CDS encoding YceD family protein, with protein MRNLAEFTIPFKGLKLGKHQFEYELDNRFFEHFEYEEFNSADVKIDLLFEKKSTMMELTFRATGTVNVNCDLTNEPYDQPIDSELFLVIKFGDEFNNEDEDLLILPHGDYEVNIQQYVYELVVLSVPPKRIHPGVEDGTLESEVLDKLEELSLKNQKKKKEDDIDPRWDKLKNLLNE; from the coding sequence ATGAGGAATTTAGCGGAGTTTACTATTCCTTTCAAGGGATTAAAACTTGGGAAACACCAGTTTGAGTATGAGTTAGATAACAGGTTCTTTGAACATTTTGAGTACGAGGAATTCAATAGTGCAGATGTAAAGATCGATCTATTGTTTGAGAAGAAAAGCACTATGATGGAGCTAACTTTTCGAGCAACTGGAACAGTGAATGTCAATTGTGATCTTACTAATGAGCCATACGATCAGCCAATAGATAGTGAATTATTTCTGGTGATTAAATTTGGTGACGAGTTCAACAACGAAGATGAAGATTTGCTCATATTGCCGCATGGTGATTATGAGGTTAATATTCAACAATATGTGTATGAATTGGTAGTACTTTCTGTACCACCTAAGAGAATTCATCCGGGAGTTGAAGATGGAACACTGGAATCTGAAGTACTTGATAAGCTAGAAGAGCTTAGTTTGAAAAATCAGAAAAAGAAGAAAGAGGATGATATAGATCCTCGCTGGGACAAATTAAAAAATTTATTAAACGAATAA
- the rpmF gene encoding 50S ribosomal protein L32: MAHPKRKISKTRRDKRRTHYKASAPKVAVDAVTGEAHLYHRAHWHEGKLYYRGQVLIDNTEEVEA, encoded by the coding sequence ATGGCACATCCAAAGAGAAAAATCTCGAAAACCAGAAGAGATAAGAGAAGAACACATTATAAAGCTTCAGCTCCAAAAGTGGCTGTAGATGCTGTAACAGGTGAAGCACACTTGTATCACAGAGCTCACTGGCACGAAGGTAAACTATATTACCGAGGTCAGGTATTAATTGATAATACTGAAGAAGTAGAAGCATAG
- a CDS encoding beta-ketoacyl-ACP synthase III, which yields MNKITAAITAVGGYVPEDVLTNEMLEKMVDTTDEWIFSRTGIKERRILKDPDKGTSYLAIQAAKEILRKTDLDPKEIDLIILGTVSPDMPVAATGVHVATEIGATNAFSYDLQAACSSFLYGMSTGAAYIESGRYKKVLVIGADKMSSIIDYTDRTTCIIFGDGAGAVLMEPNEEGLGLQDEILRCDSIGRNSLKIAAGGSLIPPTKETIEQKLHYVRQDGKTVFKFAVSNMADVSEEIMKKNNLTNEDVNWLVAHQANKRIIDATANRMNLTDEDKVLMNIQRYGNTTAATLPLLLSDYEKKFKKGDNLIFASFGGGFTWGATYLKWAYNS from the coding sequence ATGAATAAAATCACAGCAGCAATCACAGCTGTAGGTGGCTATGTGCCTGAAGATGTTTTGACCAACGAAATGTTGGAAAAGATGGTTGATACAACAGATGAGTGGATCTTTAGCAGAACAGGAATTAAAGAAAGACGTATTCTCAAAGATCCTGACAAAGGGACTTCATATTTAGCAATTCAGGCTGCAAAAGAAATTCTTCGAAAAACAGATCTGGATCCCAAAGAAATAGATCTTATTATCCTGGGGACAGTCTCTCCCGATATGCCAGTAGCTGCTACTGGGGTTCATGTCGCAACCGAGATTGGCGCAACTAACGCATTTTCTTATGATTTGCAGGCAGCGTGTTCCAGTTTTTTATATGGAATGTCTACCGGCGCAGCTTATATTGAATCTGGGCGCTACAAAAAAGTTCTTGTAATTGGTGCCGATAAGATGTCATCTATCATTGATTATACAGATCGTACCACCTGTATTATTTTCGGAGATGGAGCAGGAGCAGTTCTTATGGAACCAAATGAAGAAGGTTTAGGTCTTCAGGATGAAATTTTACGTTGCGATTCTATTGGTAGAAATTCTCTCAAAATCGCTGCCGGAGGATCCCTTATACCACCAACTAAAGAAACAATAGAGCAAAAACTTCATTACGTTAGACAGGACGGGAAAACTGTATTCAAATTTGCGGTTTCCAACATGGCAGACGTCAGCGAAGAGATCATGAAAAAGAATAATCTTACGAATGAGGATGTAAACTGGCTGGTAGCTCATCAGGCAAATAAGCGTATTATAGATGCCACCGCCAATAGAATGAACCTTACTGATGAAGATAAAGTATTGATGAATATCCAGAGGTATGGAAACACCACTGCCGCAACCCTGCCTTTATTATTAAGTGATTACGAAAAGAAATTTAAAAAAGGAGATAATTTAATATTTGCCTCTTTTGGGGGTGGCTTCACATGGGGAGCTACTTACCTTAAATGGGCTTATAACTCATAA
- the accB gene encoding acetyl-CoA carboxylase biotin carboxyl carrier protein, whose protein sequence is MDLKEIQNLIKFVAKSGASEVKLETGDVKITIRTGSDEKETTIVQQVPVGGQQQMPQMPAQQPQQQAPAQQESAPQQDSKDAAAEDNSKYITVKSPIIGTFYRKPSPDKPTFAEVGDTIKEGDVLCIIEAMKLFNEIESEVSGKIVKVLVEDSSPVEFDQPLFLVDPS, encoded by the coding sequence ATGGATTTAAAGGAAATTCAGAATCTGATAAAATTTGTAGCCAAATCTGGCGCAAGTGAGGTAAAACTGGAAACAGGAGATGTTAAAATTACCATTAGAACAGGTTCAGACGAAAAGGAAACTACCATAGTACAGCAGGTTCCGGTAGGAGGACAACAACAAATGCCTCAAATGCCGGCTCAGCAGCCACAACAACAGGCTCCTGCACAGCAGGAAAGTGCTCCTCAGCAGGATTCAAAAGACGCTGCAGCTGAAGACAACTCAAAATATATTACGGTAAAGTCTCCAATTATTGGTACTTTCTATAGAAAACCTTCTCCAGACAAACCTACTTTTGCTGAAGTTGGGGATACCATTAAAGAGGGGGATGTACTTTGTATCATTGAAGCGATGAAACTTTTCAACGAGATTGAAAGTGAAGTTTCAGGAAAGATCGTAAAAGTACTTGTTGAAGATTCTTCTCCGGTAGAATTTGATCAACCTTTATTCTTAGTAGATCCGTCATAA
- the accC gene encoding acetyl-CoA carboxylase biotin carboxylase subunit produces MFKKILIANRGEIALRVIRTCKEMGIKTVAVYSTADAESLHVRFADEAVCIGPAPSNLSYLKISNIIAAAEITNADAIHPGYGFLSENAKFSKICEEHEIKFIGASPDMIAKMGDKATAKATMRAAGVPCVPGSEGIIKDFKECQKLAKEVGYPVMLKATAGGGGKGMRAVWKEEELEPAWESARKEADASFGNDGMYMEKLIEEPRHIEIQIVGDSSGKACHLSERDCSVQRRHQKLTEETPSPFMTDTLRKKMGDAAVKAAEYIKYEGAGTVEFLVDKHRNFYFMEMNTRIQVEHPITEQVIDYDLIREQILVASGVPISGKNYFPQLHSIECRINAEDPFHNFRPSPGKITNLHAPGGHGVRIDTHVYSGYIIPPNYDSMIAKLITTAQTREEAISKMKRALDEFVIEGVKTTIPFHRQLMDHPDYVEGNYTTKFMEDFKMKPLEEDS; encoded by the coding sequence ATGTTTAAAAAAATATTGATTGCCAACAGAGGGGAAATCGCATTACGCGTGATTCGTACCTGTAAAGAAATGGGGATTAAAACGGTTGCGGTATATTCTACTGCCGACGCTGAAAGTCTGCACGTAAGATTTGCTGATGAAGCCGTTTGTATAGGTCCCGCACCAAGTAACCTTTCTTACCTCAAAATATCGAATATCATTGCTGCTGCAGAAATTACTAATGCAGACGCAATACATCCGGGATATGGATTCCTGTCTGAAAATGCCAAATTTTCAAAAATATGTGAAGAGCACGAGATTAAATTCATCGGTGCTTCCCCAGATATGATCGCGAAAATGGGAGATAAGGCAACTGCCAAAGCTACAATGAGAGCTGCAGGTGTACCTTGTGTTCCGGGATCTGAAGGAATTATAAAAGATTTTAAGGAATGCCAAAAACTGGCAAAAGAGGTAGGTTATCCTGTTATGCTCAAAGCTACCGCCGGTGGTGGAGGTAAAGGAATGCGTGCTGTTTGGAAAGAAGAAGAACTTGAACCAGCCTGGGAATCTGCAAGAAAAGAAGCGGATGCTTCTTTCGGGAATGATGGGATGTACATGGAAAAGCTTATTGAAGAGCCTCGCCATATCGAAATCCAGATCGTTGGAGACAGCAGTGGAAAAGCATGTCACCTTTCTGAAAGGGATTGTTCTGTACAACGCCGTCACCAAAAATTAACCGAAGAAACACCCTCTCCATTCATGACGGATACCCTCCGTAAAAAGATGGGAGATGCGGCTGTAAAAGCAGCTGAATATATTAAATATGAAGGTGCCGGAACGGTAGAATTTCTTGTAGATAAACATAGAAATTTCTATTTCATGGAAATGAATACCCGTATCCAGGTGGAACACCCTATTACCGAACAGGTGATAGATTACGATCTAATTAGAGAGCAAATTCTGGTTGCTTCTGGGGTGCCAATTTCAGGAAAAAATTATTTTCCGCAGTTACATTCCATAGAATGTAGAATTAATGCGGAAGATCCTTTTCATAATTTCCGTCCTTCCCCAGGGAAGATCACGAATCTTCATGCACCTGGAGGACACGGAGTTCGTATAGACACTCATGTGTATAGCGGTTATATAATTCCGCCAAACTATGATTCTATGATCGCTAAACTAATCACTACTGCTCAAACAAGAGAAGAAGCGATCAGTAAGATGAAGCGTGCATTGGACGAATTTGTGATTGAAGGAGTTAAAACCACCATTCCTTTTCATCGTCAGTTGATGGATCATCCAGATTATGTAGAAGGAAATTATACTACAAAATTCATGGAGGATTTCAAGATGAAACCTCTGGAAGAAGATTCTTAA
- a CDS encoding NAD(P)/FAD-dependent oxidoreductase → MNFSFWETDSWFSDIDYCIVGSGITGLNCALRIKQQQPNSKVIMLEKGMLPEGASTKNAGFACFGSISEILDDLNTHSKHEVVRLVEKRKKGLELLRNNLGDEIIDYQQNGGYELFTEADEELYKQCLERIPEVNEILKPVFDKEVFEKSRNKFGFKKIQQDLIFNKFEGQIDTGKMMTALVKKAITKEIRILNGVEVESFEEIGSRISITTNKFNFQSKKLIIATNGFASRLGIEQVKPARAQVLVTKPIKDIPFKGTFHLDKGYYYFRNIGNRVLFGGGRNLDFETEETDKSGLTGIIQNRLKELLKTCVLPEIDFEIQQSWSGIMGVGDQKKPIIREISNNIYCGVRLGGMGIAIGSMVGKELADLALKS, encoded by the coding sequence ATGAATTTTTCCTTCTGGGAAACAGATTCCTGGTTTTCGGATATTGATTATTGTATTGTTGGCAGTGGAATTACCGGGCTTAATTGTGCACTAAGAATAAAGCAACAGCAACCCAATTCAAAAGTGATCATGCTCGAAAAAGGGATGCTGCCGGAAGGAGCTAGTACTAAAAATGCCGGATTCGCCTGTTTCGGAAGTATTTCAGAGATTCTGGACGATCTTAACACACATTCTAAGCATGAGGTTGTAAGATTAGTTGAAAAGCGCAAAAAAGGTCTTGAATTGCTTCGGAATAATTTAGGGGATGAGATCATAGATTATCAACAAAATGGAGGTTACGAATTGTTTACAGAGGCAGACGAGGAGCTTTATAAACAATGCCTTGAAAGAATTCCTGAAGTAAATGAAATTTTAAAACCAGTTTTTGATAAGGAGGTATTTGAGAAATCGAGGAATAAGTTTGGTTTTAAAAAGATTCAACAAGATCTTATTTTCAATAAATTCGAAGGACAGATTGATACTGGAAAGATGATGACCGCCTTAGTGAAAAAGGCCATTACTAAAGAGATTCGTATTCTTAATGGAGTAGAAGTTGAATCATTTGAAGAAATTGGTAGTAGAATTTCCATAACAACCAATAAATTCAATTTTCAATCAAAAAAGCTCATTATTGCTACCAATGGTTTTGCTTCCAGATTGGGAATAGAGCAGGTCAAACCGGCCAGAGCTCAGGTTTTAGTTACAAAACCGATTAAAGATATTCCATTCAAAGGGACTTTTCATTTAGATAAAGGCTATTATTATTTCCGTAATATTGGGAATAGAGTATTGTTTGGTGGTGGTAGAAACCTGGATTTTGAGACCGAAGAAACCGATAAATCCGGTCTAACAGGTATTATTCAGAATAGACTTAAAGAGCTCTTAAAAACCTGTGTGTTACCTGAAATAGATTTTGAGATCCAGCAATCCTGGAGCGGAATTATGGGGGTTGGAGATCAAAAAAAACCAATTATCAGGGAAATTTCAAATAATATATACTGCGGTGTACGCCTTGGCGGAATGGGAATTGCCATTGGAAGTATGGTAGGGAAAGAATTAGCAGATCTAGCATTAAAATCATGA
- the mtgA gene encoding monofunctional biosynthetic peptidoglycan transglycosylase, which translates to MIKKIFRFIFKVLLGLFLFSVFIVVVYKWVPVPFTPLMAIRYFENPEESVEHDWVHMEDISRHLQLAVIASEDQNFANHSGFDFKAIEKAMEDNRSGRKIRGASTISQQTAKNVFLWPSRTWFRKGMEAYFTFLIEIIWTKERILEVYLNSIEMGKGVYGAQAAAQHWFKKDAETLNPYEAAAIAAVLPNPRQYRANPASSFIQGRKNWIVRQMQNYGKFILD; encoded by the coding sequence ATGATAAAAAAAATATTCAGATTCATTTTCAAGGTCTTATTGGGGCTTTTTCTTTTTAGCGTTTTTATCGTCGTAGTGTATAAATGGGTGCCCGTTCCATTTACACCTTTAATGGCAATAAGGTACTTTGAGAATCCTGAAGAGTCGGTTGAACACGACTGGGTGCATATGGAAGATATTTCCAGACATCTTCAACTTGCCGTAATTGCCAGTGAAGATCAAAATTTTGCCAATCATAGTGGTTTCGATTTTAAGGCTATAGAAAAAGCAATGGAGGACAATCGCTCTGGGAGAAAGATTCGAGGAGCCTCCACAATTTCTCAACAAACTGCAAAAAATGTGTTTCTCTGGCCTAGCCGAACATGGTTTAGGAAAGGGATGGAAGCATATTTCACATTTTTAATCGAGATCATTTGGACCAAAGAAAGAATATTGGAGGTTTATTTAAATAGTATAGAAATGGGGAAAGGGGTTTATGGAGCCCAGGCGGCCGCTCAGCACTGGTTTAAAAAAGATGCTGAAACTCTTAATCCCTACGAAGCGGCGGCGATTGCGGCAGTATTACCAAATCCAAGACAATATAGAGCTAATCCTGCTTCAAGTTTTATTCAGGGAAGGAAAAACTGGATCGTGAGGCAGATGCAGAATTATGGTAAATTTATACTTGATTAA
- a CDS encoding transcription elongation factor: protein MEDLTRIELIQDCREYLNKRIAVVQKAMNGLKEDLENESKSSAGDKYETGREMINIEWNKLTVQMNEYERLSQILKRIEDHKPTDKVVLGSVVMTNAANYFISIPAGEIKAANQKCYAVGVKAPISQQLLGKEEGDQFTINGKDFRILDII, encoded by the coding sequence ATGGAAGACTTAACCCGTATTGAACTAATTCAGGATTGCCGGGAATATCTGAACAAACGAATTGCTGTTGTTCAAAAAGCTATGAATGGCCTTAAGGAAGACCTGGAAAATGAGTCTAAAAGCAGTGCCGGTGATAAATATGAAACCGGCAGGGAAATGATCAATATTGAATGGAATAAATTGACTGTTCAGATGAACGAATATGAGCGTTTGTCGCAAATTCTAAAAAGGATCGAAGATCATAAACCTACAGATAAAGTGGTTTTAGGAAGTGTAGTAATGACAAATGCGGCGAACTATTTTATCTCCATCCCGGCGGGAGAAATTAAGGCAGCAAATCAAAAATGTTATGCGGTAGGGGTTAAAGCTCCTATTTCACAGCAACTTCTTGGAAAAGAAGAAGGAGATCAATTCACAATAAATGGAAAGGATTTCAGAATCCTGGATATTATTTAA
- a CDS encoding ABC transporter ATP-binding protein, giving the protein MLKLENVSFAYDKDPVLKNISFTLEKGENVSIIGQSGCGKSTLLKLIYGLLHTEGEIYWGNKELLGPNFNLVPGEPFIKYLAQDFDLMLPLTAAENVGKHLSNFYPIKKKRRIKELLEVVEMEDLADKKAKLLSGGQQQRIALARALAKEPEIILLDEPFSHIDHFRKNNLRRRLFSYLKEKNITCMIATHDSTDALSFADRTFVLKNTRIYADGTPEELYQNPPNKYVASLFGDVNHVMLKNLRKKESSRKRVILYPHEIKITGSSEIEAEVIKTYFKGENYLIEAGLNGEKILVDHKKEITPGKKIKLKISEDLIQKRLK; this is encoded by the coding sequence ATGCTGAAACTTGAAAATGTATCCTTCGCTTACGACAAAGATCCCGTTTTAAAGAATATTAGCTTTACACTGGAAAAAGGTGAGAATGTTTCTATTATTGGCCAGAGTGGCTGTGGAAAAAGCACTTTATTAAAGCTAATTTACGGTCTTTTACATACAGAAGGGGAAATTTATTGGGGAAACAAAGAACTGCTAGGACCAAATTTCAACCTCGTTCCCGGAGAACCCTTTATCAAATATCTGGCACAGGATTTTGATCTAATGCTCCCATTAACCGCAGCAGAGAATGTGGGAAAGCACCTTAGCAACTTCTACCCTATTAAAAAGAAACGTAGAATTAAGGAATTGCTTGAGGTTGTGGAAATGGAAGATCTTGCCGATAAAAAAGCGAAATTATTAAGCGGCGGCCAACAGCAACGCATCGCTTTGGCAAGAGCATTGGCAAAAGAGCCGGAAATAATCTTGTTAGATGAGCCTTTTAGCCATATAGATCACTTCAGAAAAAATAATTTAAGAAGACGACTATTTTCATATCTAAAAGAAAAGAATATTACCTGTATGATCGCTACGCACGATAGTACCGATGCGCTATCGTTTGCCGACAGGACCTTTGTTTTAAAAAACACCCGCATTTATGCTGATGGGACTCCGGAAGAATTATATCAAAATCCGCCCAATAAATATGTGGCTTCGCTCTTCGGGGATGTGAACCATGTAATGCTGAAAAACCTTCGGAAGAAAGAATCCAGCCGAAAACGAGTAATTCTATATCCTCATGAAATAAAGATCACAGGCTCTTCAGAAATTGAAGCCGAAGTGATAAAGACCTATTTCAAAGGAGAGAATTATCTGATAGAAGCAGGTTTAAATGGAGAGAAAATTCTTGTGGATCATAAAAAAGAGATAACTCCCGGAAAGAAAATAAAACTCAAGATTTCAGAAGATCTAATTCAAAAACGACTTAAATAA
- a CDS encoding prolyl oligopeptidase family serine peptidase codes for MKKILTMVIAAGILIACNDDDKKTEATALNYPETKKVDTITDYFGTKVKDPYRWLEDDRSEETENWVEAENKVTFNYLDNIPYRDKLKKRLTKLWDYEKLSAPFTEGDYIYFFKNDGLQNQSVMYRKKGEDGDAEIFLDPNKFSEDGTTSLGGLSFSKDGTKFAYAISEGGSDWRKVIVMNAENNEILGDTIKDVKFSGMSWKGNDGFYYSSYDKPDGSELSAKTDQHKLYYHKLGTAQSEDKVIFGESADQKHRYVGGGVTEDDRYLTISARNSTSGGKLFLMDLTKKNPELVTILDNEDTDTYVLKNEGSKLFIVTNLDAPNKRVVSVDASNPTPDNWEDFIPETENVLSPSTGGGYFFAEYMVDAISKVKQYDAQGKMIREVELPGIGSAGGFGAKEEEEVLYYSFTNYVTPGTIYKYDIKEGTSEVYNKPNIDFNPENYESKQVFYNSKDGTKVPMIITYKKGTELNGKNPTILYGYGGFNISLTPGFSTAMSVWLEQGGVYAVPNLRGGGEYGKKWHDAGTKLKKQNVFDDFIAAAEYLIENNYTSSDYLAIRGGSNGGLLVGATMTQRPDLMKVALPAVGVMDMLRYHTFTAGAGWAYDYGTAEDNKEMFNYLFEYSPVHNVKEGVEYPATMVTTGDHDDRVVPAHSFKFAAELQEKHAGNEPVLIRIETKAGHGAGKPTSMIIDEYADIFGFTLYNMGFETLPSEANKKVKG; via the coding sequence ATGAAAAAAATCCTTACCATGGTCATTGCTGCAGGAATATTAATCGCCTGTAATGATGATGATAAAAAAACTGAAGCTACTGCCTTGAATTATCCAGAAACTAAAAAAGTAGATACTATTACCGATTATTTCGGAACTAAAGTAAAAGATCCCTATCGCTGGTTGGAAGACGACCGCAGCGAAGAAACCGAGAATTGGGTAGAAGCTGAAAACAAAGTGACGTTTAATTATCTCGATAATATTCCTTACCGGGATAAACTCAAAAAAAGGCTTACCAAACTTTGGGACTATGAAAAACTGAGTGCGCCATTTACCGAGGGGGATTATATCTATTTTTTCAAGAATGATGGTTTACAGAACCAAAGCGTGATGTATCGCAAAAAGGGTGAAGATGGAGATGCTGAAATTTTCCTCGATCCTAATAAATTTAGTGAAGATGGAACAACTTCTCTTGGAGGTCTAAGCTTTTCTAAAGACGGTACAAAATTCGCTTATGCAATTTCAGAAGGAGGAAGTGACTGGAGAAAAGTAATTGTGATGAATGCTGAAAACAACGAAATTCTTGGAGACACTATCAAAGACGTTAAATTCAGTGGGATGTCCTGGAAAGGCAACGATGGATTTTACTACTCCAGTTATGATAAACCTGATGGGAGTGAGCTTTCCGCTAAAACCGATCAGCATAAATTATACTATCATAAATTAGGGACCGCACAATCTGAAGACAAAGTGATCTTTGGGGAAAGTGCAGACCAAAAACACAGATATGTTGGCGGTGGTGTTACCGAAGATGATCGTTATCTTACGATTTCTGCTAGAAACTCCACTTCGGGTGGAAAGCTGTTTTTAATGGATCTCACCAAAAAGAATCCTGAATTAGTAACAATTCTGGACAACGAAGACACTGATACCTATGTACTAAAAAACGAAGGAAGCAAGCTATTTATAGTAACAAATCTTGATGCTCCTAATAAAAGAGTAGTGAGCGTAGATGCATCAAATCCTACTCCTGATAACTGGGAAGATTTTATTCCGGAAACAGAAAATGTACTAAGCCCTTCAACTGGTGGTGGTTATTTCTTTGCTGAATATATGGTAGATGCCATTTCTAAAGTAAAGCAATATGATGCTCAAGGAAAAATGATTCGTGAAGTTGAATTACCAGGAATTGGTTCAGCCGGAGGTTTTGGAGCTAAAGAAGAGGAAGAGGTTTTATATTATTCATTTACAAATTATGTAACTCCTGGAACGATCTATAAATACGACATTAAAGAAGGAACTTCTGAAGTTTACAACAAACCGAATATCGATTTTAATCCTGAAAATTACGAAAGCAAGCAGGTTTTCTATAACTCCAAGGACGGCACAAAAGTTCCAATGATCATTACTTATAAAAAGGGAACAGAATTAAATGGTAAGAACCCAACAATCTTATACGGTTACGGCGGATTCAACATTAGCTTAACCCCTGGATTCAGTACTGCCATGAGCGTTTGGCTGGAACAGGGCGGCGTATATGCGGTTCCTAACCTTCGAGGTGGTGGAGAATATGGGAAAAAATGGCATGACGCAGGAACAAAGCTGAAAAAACAGAATGTGTTTGATGACTTTATTGCTGCTGCAGAATATTTAATTGAAAATAATTATACTTCTAGTGACTACTTAGCCATTAGAGGTGGATCTAACGGTGGTTTATTAGTTGGAGCAACCATGACGCAACGTCCAGATCTAATGAAGGTAGCATTACCCGCTGTAGGAGTTATGGACATGCTAAGATATCATACGTTTACTGCTGGGGCAGGGTGGGCTTATGATTATGGAACTGCTGAAGACAACAAGGAAATGTTTAATTACCTTTTTGAATATTCTCCTGTTCACAACGTAAAAGAAGGAGTGGAATATCCTGCAACTATGGTTACCACCGGAGATCATGATGATCGTGTAGTACCAGCACATTCCTTTAAATTTGCTGCTGAATTACAGGAAAAACATGCCGGAAACGAGCCTGTTTTAATTAGAATTGAAACAAAAGCAGGGCATGGAGCCGGGAAACCTACCAGTATGATCATTGATGAATATGCAGATATTTTTGGTTTCACCCTTTATAATATGGGTTTTGAGACTCTACCTAGTGAAGCAAATAAAAAAGTGAAAGGATAA
- a CDS encoding aspartate-semialdehyde dehydrogenase — MKVAVVGATGMVGSVMLKVLEERNFPLTELIPVASERSVGKKVKFADKEFEVVGLETAVSMKPEIAIFSAGGDTSLEWAPKFAEVGTTVIDNSSAWRMNPDNKLVIPEINANLLTRTDKVIANPNCSTIQLLMALKPLHDAFGIKRVVVSTYQSITGTGVKAVQQLENEYAGENGEMAYPYPIHKNALPHCDVFQENGYTKEEMKLSNETKKILGDDSVNVTATAIRIPVVGGHSESVNIEFNKDFDEADVRKILSDFPGITVQDNPAVNTYPMPIYAEGKDDVFVGRIRRDYSQPNTINMWIVADNLRKGAATNAVQIAEYLLENKLL; from the coding sequence ATGAAAGTAGCTGTTGTTGGAGCCACCGGAATGGTAGGAAGCGTAATGCTAAAAGTCCTCGAAGAAAGAAATTTTCCATTAACTGAACTTATTCCTGTAGCTTCAGAAAGATCTGTTGGTAAAAAGGTGAAGTTCGCAGATAAAGAATTTGAAGTTGTTGGACTGGAAACCGCTGTTTCTATGAAACCAGAGATCGCTATTTTTTCAGCAGGCGGTGATACTTCACTTGAATGGGCTCCTAAATTTGCAGAAGTGGGAACTACAGTGATCGACAATTCTTCAGCCTGGAGAATGAATCCCGATAATAAACTCGTAATTCCTGAAATTAATGCAAATCTTTTAACCAGGACAGATAAAGTTATTGCCAATCCAAACTGCTCTACCATTCAGCTTTTGATGGCGCTAAAACCTTTGCATGATGCCTTCGGAATAAAAAGAGTGGTTGTTTCAACCTATCAATCTATTACCGGAACCGGGGTAAAAGCAGTACAGCAACTGGAAAATGAATATGCTGGTGAAAATGGTGAAATGGCGTATCCTTATCCAATTCATAAAAATGCATTACCACATTGTGATGTTTTTCAGGAGAACGGCTACACTAAAGAAGAGATGAAGCTTAGCAATGAAACCAAAAAAATTCTTGGAGATGATTCAGTAAATGTGACAGCTACCGCTATAAGAATTCCTGTGGTAGGGGGACATTCAGAATCTGTAAATATCGAGTTCAATAAAGATTTTGACGAAGCTGATGTAAGAAAAATACTTAGCGATTTTCCAGGAATTACTGTTCAGGATAATCCGGCAGTGAACACCTATCCGATGCCTATCTATGCTGAAGGAAAAGATGATGTATTTGTAGGAAGGATAAGAAGGGATTACTCTCAGCCAAACACTATTAATATGTGGATCGTTGCTGATAATCTTAGAAAAGGAGCTGCGACCAATGCAGTTCAAATTGCGGAATATTTATTAGAAAACAAGCTTTTATAA
- the mscL gene encoding large conductance mechanosensitive channel protein MscL — MAFFKDFKTFLFKKDIIMLATAVVIGAAFNKIVSSVVDDIIMPIIGIITGGVDFSQKYIALDGRQYENLEAAKAAEAAVLTYGNLIQAIIYFIIIGLFIFLVLRAYEKTKQKEDVEGADAPKGPTQEQILLEIRDELKKQNS, encoded by the coding sequence ATGGCTTTTTTCAAAGATTTTAAAACCTTCCTTTTCAAAAAAGATATTATCATGCTGGCAACAGCGGTGGTAATTGGCGCAGCATTCAATAAGATCGTATCTTCAGTAGTAGACGACATTATTATGCCCATTATAGGTATTATAACCGGTGGGGTCGATTTTTCACAGAAATACATCGCTCTGGATGGCCGTCAATATGAAAACCTGGAGGCTGCAAAAGCAGCTGAAGCCGCTGTATTAACCTACGGAAATTTGATTCAGGCTATTATTTATTTTATTATTATTGGCTTATTTATATTCCTGGTACTAAGGGCATATGAAAAAACTAAACAAAAAGAGGATGTAGAAGGTGCAGATGCGCCAAAAGGACCTACACAAGAACAAATACTCTTAGAAATAAGAGATGAGCTTAAAAAGCAAAATTCATAA